Sequence from the Mastomys coucha isolate ucsf_1 unplaced genomic scaffold, UCSF_Mcou_1 pScaffold13, whole genome shotgun sequence genome:
NNNNNNNNNNNNNNNNNNNNNNNNNNNNNNNNNNNNNNNNNNNNNNNNNNNNNNNNNNNNNNNNNNNNNNNNNNNNNNNNNNNNNNNNNNNNNNNNNNNNNNNNNNNNNNNNNNNNNNNNNNNNNNNNNNNNNNNNNNNNNNNNNNNNNNNNNNNNNNNNNNNNNNNNNNNNNNNNNNNNNNNNNNNNNNNNNNNNNNNNNNNNNNNNNNNNNNNNNNNNNNNNNNNNNNNNNNNNNNNNNNNNNNNNNNNNNNNNNNNNNNNNNNNNNNNNNNNNNNatgagttttcctcttaggactgctttcattgtgtcccataagtttgggtatgttgtggcttcattttgttttgttttaaattttaaaaagatttatttatctctttcatTTTGTATGTATAGGTATTTTACCAGAATGTTTATCTCTGAACCATGGGCATGTAGTGACAACAGAGATCATAATAAGGGAGTGGCAGATGCCCAAGAACTAGAGCCACACAcgtagctgtgagccactatgtgagtgctgggaatccaacaccagtcctctgcaagtgcaTCCAGTATGCCCAACCTCTGAGCCACTGCTCcagatacttatttttaattttttgaggtttAACATTTGAGGATCTTTTATAATGATTTTCTTAATCACTGCATTAATTTTACTTTCtaccaatagttttaaaaaataaggattcTTATTTCTTGACCTCCATATAAAGACTTCATCTTCTGACAGTAGTAATTCTGGCTGGTCCAAGATGATAGCTCACTGTtactttaaattatgttttatttagtgATAATTGATCTTGACCACTTTTCATATACCTGTTAGTCATTCATATATCTTCTCTTGAGAAGTGTCTATTTAAGTACTTGTAAGCCTGTTCCTTTTATGacagtgctgggggtggggtgagggactCACACTCTGGGCCTTTGATACGCTAGGCAAATGCTTAATGACTGAACTAGGTCTCCTTTAACCACTTTTAATCAGATTTTATAATTACTATTGAGTTGAgttatttatatttgttaatcTCATCAAGTGTAtcacattctctcattctcttcacaaaacttaattttaatgGCTTCAGAGgataaaaaaattgtatgtgaCCTAGTGTGggcttagatttttctctaaacCTATGTTATTTAGGCTTCTAGAATACTTCAAcatctcttctagcccaccaaccagAGGTAGGGAAAGAAGGATGTTTATAGGAaaagggggatgtggacctgtttagaagtagttctttgcaGTGAGTACACTCTTGCTTGTCAGAATACCAGCAGaccagtccaatagcaaacaccaaacatgatcAGTAGCAGTGTCTCAATCCAGCAGAAACCTCAAAGCTCTGCAGAATCTGCTCAAGTCAGCAGAAGTGGTCTATGAAGACCAGGGACGTCTTGCTTGGCCAGGGAAGACCACTGGAGACCAAAGAAGGGTAGGAAAGGGTAGCAATGCAAAAACGACCTCTCACTGTTTATGGGATTCCATTTATACTCTTTTCAAACATCATACACTTTTTCAAGCATCgtctccagcaaaacatcacaggcCCTCTCatgtatctgcttcagcaaaacatcctttcacaagagagcttctagaaaaacatcacGCAACAcaactgaatttccaaagaaaccagaagtctAGAGTTTCAAGGATAAAGTTAAAAAGACACCAAGGCAATGAAAAGTGAGCTGGCATAGTTCCTGAAATagggaaataaatacagaaattaagGCCGTATCAAAATAGTGAACAGCCAACCCCTGCTGTCATACAGCCAGAGGAAAGGGTTGGGAGAGGTTCAACGCAGCACTTCTTCATTACTGTGTGTGAGCCCTTTGATTGATTCAACCACCACTAtaataagcaaagaaaaaaaaagacaaaagcaaaatggaaaagCAATGAGTGATAAGATTGAAAATAAAtgggaaatgagaaataaattcagggaaataacaaataaattcaaCAAACTTAAAAGTATAGCTTTGAAGCAGGAAAAGGACATCTAGTATATTTTCAATGAATGTccttaaataaaatacatggtaAGGGGGAAAATACAAAGGctttattaaagaagaaatgtgAAGCCAGGgctggtggtacacacttttgatcccagcactcagaaggaggaggcaggtagatctctctgagtttgaggccagcctgattcaCATTGTGAGTTTCatgacagccagagatacatagagagactgtctcaaacgaacaaacaaacaaatgaaaaacaaagaaagaaagattagagTTTGAGAAAAAAGGATATTGGAATTTGACTTTCAAGAGTTTCTAAGTTGCTTTCAGGAAAGCAGATAGGCCGTAAGAATGGTTCGCCTTCACAGTCAAAGTGCAATTTTGGGATATAAGATTATACATACAATACCCAGAACAAAGGGTTTAGtgctttctttaccttttcaGCTGGTTGACTACTCCTGAGggccatatttttaaaataaaacaaaaattatatatattttaataattgctGTATAATTATACAAATAAGTACATACCTTAGAGGTACAGTGTAGATTCATAAAGAAAGGTTTGAGGCATTTTAGAAGATATGTCATATAGAAAAGCCAGTTCCTTGAAGTATAAACTTAAATCTCACAGTGATTTGTTATTggtaaaaagtttaaataaaacaaatgaaatggtGGTATTCATTAAGAGTGTTTAGTCTTTCACTTTGTGTCTGAGACTTAGTTAAAATCTGAGAAACAAACGTTGTATGATTCAGACTTCTCTGGCCAGAATTTTCACTCTGCTAGACTTGATTTGGGTACTTGATTAAGCTATTTCATAGGATTAAAATTTGCTTAGTGTGAAAGTGATGTTCTATCTGTTAATTTGCATAGCTATCTTTCTATTCATGACTCAAATGAGATCCTTTGAAAGTAGCTGTCTATGACAGTTCAAACAGGgaaatagcaaaaagaaaaacttaaaaaaaaatgtgatattgGCTAAGATTTTTGTGAAAATTTCCCATGCTGATTCTCTCTGTGGTTTTAGTTCCCTTACATCTTAGTCTAcaaccccccaaccccaccccttaCTCCCCCCTCTCCCGGACACAGCTCAGACTTTCTAAACCTGATATAATTGCAGGTTTGACTTCAGGTCCAAAACTAAAGACCATATGCATACAGATAACTCAAATGCATACAACTTTCTAGCTGTATTTATTCTGCTGTGAATACATGGGAAAACGGAAAGGATAATCTGCATTCCTAAGCAGGCGCCCTCACTAGGCTAAGCCAAGAGGAGAAAGTGCAAATCCTGCTCCCTGGCAGAAGGACAGAGCATTCACTGTGTTTTGGAAATTTGGTGAGGAAATTCAGTTGTATGAGCTGTTTCACATCTGGTAACGTCTGCTAGTGATGTCCACACCACGGTGTGCGTCTTGTTTACATTCGCCTCAAATTTGGTAAAGTTTGCTTTGTTTGGTAAAGCAAACCAATGAGGACATATTTACCATTTTCATCGCGCTGGGTTGCTTCCCATTATTGCTAGTTCCCTGATGAGATAGAGAATCTTTCTTTGATGCCCAGGGGGATAATTGGTATTTAGTGGAACACTGCAGTTAATTATTCCACTTTTGGTCTTCAAATGGAAGTTGTCCATTTAAATCAGCAAATTTAAAACAGaacatttcacacatacataaaagtcGAGAGAATTGTGTGATTAACATACATGTGCAGTCATTCACATTCAAAAATCGTTACTCGTTAAGTACAATATTGTGGGAACTTCTGTTTTTGATCCCATTCAGGTTTTGCCTTGCTAATTTTGACCCTCAGGGGCTCTGAACAACTGTATCAAATGAAAGATTTGAATGAGCAAGTTagtgtttaatatttaattaaatcattctttttttttaactcaccCTTCGGGGAAAGAGGCTGTCTGCAGGGTGCTAGGTAGcacatggactttttttttcttctttttaaatagtgATACGTCTCGTAAAACTAATCACTATTCTCTCTGCAGATCAGGTTGAAAGTGAAAGCTGCTTCCCTTTGCTGCTTTCTAATGTTTGCAGGGGATGAATTTTGGGTCCTGGCCACACTGTGCTGAAGAACACCAGTCAGTACTCTCTTTGTCTCTACCTGGTCGTAGGTTCTCTTTGGGGACAGTTTGGCAAGCTTGGGGTTTTGCTTCTTAGTTTTGACTGGTTGTTGACATCTTATTCTCTCCACAGTCTGGGGtggcttgaaaaagaaaaggagggtaGTTACTCCTAAGGGAAGAGAACCGGGTTCGCTGAAAAATTGGAGCACAAAACCTTGCTCCCGCTGGCTCCACTGCCTTCAAAAGGCTGAATCTAGAGGAAGTTTGAAATGAACACAGGTGTTGGTCCCCAGAGACCCGCCTTGTCGCCCCACACTGAACCAGCAGTAGCTGGCCAACAGCCACAAGGAGTTTACCTAGGAAACGTCACTAGCAGGGGGCGTGTCAGTTTCTCCAGCATCTTTCAGGTCCAGACCAGCCTTAGCGGTCCGGGAGTCAGGCAAAGGACCCCAGCCGCGGGCAAGTGCGAACTGAGCCTCCCCACCCGGGCAGTTCACCTCTGTACCCCTAGGCGGCGCTGTGCTCCTCCGCACCCAGCACATCCATCAGCCTAGCCGGGGCGGAATGCCAGTGGCCGCAGCAATTCGGAGCTTGCAAGTGCAAGCAGGCGGAACAGCTCGCACGTTTTCCAGGCTTCTTCTCTCCGGGAGTTCAGAGCATGCTCCTGGGTCGCCGCAGCTGGAGCGTGGACGCCAAGAGGGATGATGGTGGTCTGGGGGATGGCGGTTCTGTGTTGGTGGGTCTCTTGTGGTGCTGCAGCGGGACAGCTGGAGTACTCGGTGTTGGAGGAGACTGAACCCGGAGTTACTGTAGGCAATATCGCCTCGGACTTGAAGCTGTCAGCAACTGCTCTGTCCTTGCGGAACTTTCGTTTCCTTTCCAACCACAGAGAGCCCTACTTCGGGGTGGACCCGGGCAGCGGCAGCTTGGTGGTTCAAGAGCCAGCGGACCGCGAGCGGCTGTGCGCGGCCAAAGCTGCTTGCATCCTGACATATGAGCTAATGTTCGAGGACCCTCTGGAGCTGCACAAAGTGCGTGTTCACCTTCTAGACACCAACGACAATTCACCCCTCTTCCCTGCTGGAGATGTGCACTTGCACATCCCGGAGTTCCTTCCACCCGGAGCCCGGTTCACTCTTCCAAACGCCCAAGATGCTGATGAGGGAAGCAACGGGGCGCTAAGTTACAGCCTAAGCATTAGCCAGCACTTTCGCCTGGACATGGGGTCGCGTGTCGATGGTAGCAAATACCCAGAGTTGGTGCTGGAGAAAGCGCTGGATCGAGAGCAGCGGGACACCCACCTGCTGGTGCTCACTGCTCAGGATGGTGGCCTGCCTGCACGCTCTGGGGCCGCTCGAGTCACTATCACTGTGGTGGACACCAACGACAACGCACCTGTATTTGAGCACTCCGTATACAGTACCAAGGTTCCAGAGACTGCACCCAATGGCACTGTGCTATTCCACGTTCAAGCCTTGGATCCGGATGAAGGATCCAATGGAGAAGTCTGGTATTCCTTAAGCAATAGCACACCGGCAGAGCTGAGGCACCTCTTTCACGTACATCCTAAAAGTGGGGAGGTTCAGGTAGCTGCTGCTTCACTAGGCCCACCAGAAACGTTGTTGGAAGCATTTGTCGAAGCAAGAGATGAAGGTGCTTTTAGTCTGGCTAGCACTACTAAACTGCTTGTAGAGGTGACTGATGTGAACGATCATGCCCCGCAGATGGACTTCCTGGCCTTCTCCAGCGCAGTACAAGAGGATGCAGCTCCCGGCACAGCAATTGCTCTCCTTAGTGTAAAGGATGAGGACCTTGGTTCCAATGGTAAGGTTACTTGTAGCATGTCCAGCAAAGGCCCCTTCCAGTTGAAGACTTCCTTTGATAGCTACTACAGATTGCTGACTGATGGGCCTCTGGATCGGGAGCAAGCAAGTGAATACCAGATCTTAATCACTGCTTCAGATGGTGGCTCACCCCCACTAAGCACCCGAAGGACACTCACTGTGTCAGTTGCTGATGTGAATGATAACACACCATGTTTTCCTCAACCACAACAGGAACTTTTTGTGGCTGAAAACAATAGCCCTGGAGTTCCTTTAGGCCGTGTGTTCGCTCAGGACCCAGACCTGGGGGAGAATGGCCTTGTCTTGTATGAGCTGCTGGATGTCATTTCTGAAGGGATGCCAGTTTCCTCCAGCTTGGTGGCAGTGGAACCAACCAGCGGTGTTATCACTGCCAAAACTTCCTTTGACTTTGAGCAGCTCAGGGGGTTTCACTTCCAAGTGGAAGGCCGAGATGGTGGCATTCCTCCCAGAAGTGCAACAGTGACTGTGAACTTGTTTGTGAAAGACGGAAATGACAATGCACCAGACATCTTGTTTCCCTTGCCTAGAAATGGCTCTATCCCAGTGGAAAGAGTGCCCCGCTCTGCCCGAGCTGGACACCTGGTCACAAAAGTGGTAGCAGAGGATGCAGACAGTGGGTCCAATGCCTGGCTCTCCTACCACATTTCTCAGGCTTCTGACTCTAGTCTTTTCAGAATTTCAGTCAACACTGGAGAGCTGCGTACTGCACGTTTAGTTTTTCCCACTGATGCGGTTAAGCAGAGCGTGGCGGTAGTGGTTCAGGACCATGGAGAGCCACCGCTTTCCTCCTCTGTTATTCTGGGTGTGCTGTTGAGCAACACTGCTCCTCAGGTCATTCCAGACTTTGAAGATACCTGGGAGCCAAAAGCACCTCTTTCTGCCCGGAACTTGTACTTGGTAATAGCCCTAGtctgcatttcctttttatttcttggatgcttgtttttctttgtgtgcatCAAGTTGAGCCAGAGCCCAGATTGTTGCTCTCAGAACTTCTGTCATTCTCCAGAAAATGTGAGACATGAGAGGACGATGGCTTCTAGTCCTTGGGTGACATCAGCCACAATAGATGTCACCACAGTCGAGAGACTTTCTCAGACATATCTCTTTCAAGCCTCTCTGGGGCCTGGTCATGGTAATAACAGCTTGCTCTTGCATGGGAATTACCAGGCTGCTGATCTGAGAAATCTGGCCCCTGGTGTAGGACTGAATTTGCCAATATCCTGTGTTCAGATTCGGAATAGGAAAGGGGATCATACAAATGTGAATGCTATGGTAAGCATATCTTATGGGGTTTGACTTTTCTGGCAAGGAGATAGTTACTAGCTATGTTCTACTAGCTATGTTCTAggacatttatttcttaaatgaatcttTCTTTGGTTCATGTTTAACCATTTTAATACTTTCTCAGTATGTCAAGAATTCTGGCAACATGCATTAGAATATTATTCTAGACCTCAAGGAACttagttaattttttataaatgaaattttaaagattgattgtgtgtgtgtgtgtgtgtgtgcatgtgtgtgtgtgtatccatgcatATGTGTGAAACATAGTATGCCTGCAGATATCAGAGAGAActagctttctctttcttatcatgtgggttctgggcactgaactcaagttgtcaagcAACTTTATCTACTGAACCATTTCATGTAGTTTATTCCTGAGAAACATTAAAATCTATCAAAATCTATATGAATAATGTGGTCTAGCAGCCTAAAATTAAAGATGAAGGAGTGCTAGAGTGTTTCTTGGGCAacagatatgagagagagaatcCTCACAGAATCCTAAAGTGAAAAGTCATGTGAGTACACATGTCATGTGAGTACAGACACAGAAGAAGACACACTCAGATCGTTACAATATGTCATGAAAAGATGATAATCACTGAAGATGTAAAGCACATTGCAGTGGATACTCATCAAAGATAGTGATAAAAACATGAGTGAATatctggagagaaggaaggaatcagAGATAGGTTCATAGAAGAATGAGATTTGACTTTGATCTTGaatgatatttaataaaatgtggcATATCCTGTATCCTGTACTTAAACTGAGCATCATTGGACAAATTCTCTTTGAGAACTACTGCTTAGACATAGATGATAACTTCACAGCAAtttgtaaaaacataaaaattttaagcatATCTCAGGATGCCTGTTTGTATTGATATAAAGAAGATAACACTGGTGGGTAAATGACttgatctttgtttttattaagcatatttttccaaaaaagaaaaatgagcactTTTTGTCAGACATATATGCGTCTTCAgacttatctttatttttcaaaattcatttaacTTGGACTcaattttcttatcattttaggAGTGGCCATATTTGAGAGTGACATACCTAATACAAGTCAAGTAAAATACTTCAGTGGCTTTTGGAATTTCAACAAAATTGAATGGAGTTAGGTCAATGCAGTTTATACCATTActattatacattattattttctgctatattctttgtttgtttgtttgtttcttttttgagacagagtttctctgtgtagctctggctgtcctggaactcaatctgtagaccaggctggtcgtgatctcagaaatccacctgcctctccctcccaagtgctgagattatagacatgcgccaccactgcctggcttctactATATTCTTAAAATAATCATGGAAACAAGAAATTATGAACACAGAAATCACGGAAGGAAaacaaagcattcttttttttactCTCCTAAGAAATAAGGGGAAATGGCTTGAGAATTATTCTTCTCTCAAACAATTATGGTACTACAAGTACAAAAGATTCAaagtattataattttttttttttttttttttatatcgagacagggtttctctgtatagccttggctgtcctggaactcgctctgtagaccaggatggctttgaactcagaaatctgcctgcctctgcttcccaagtgctgggatcaaaggcgtgtaacaccactgccaggctgaaagtattataattttatatacttacCATTTCACATGCTATAACAAAAGATAAATGTAAACTATACCTACTATGCGCAAATACTGGATTGAAATGTGAACACTTCGACATGTACCTATAGTTAATAGTTTAATGGCCATTTCCAAATATAATGAATGTATTTCTAAATACAAGGAAATGGTTGGACAGAGGAACTTTCTGGACCTAAAACTAGCATGAAAACACTTCAGTGCTATATTCTGTAATAAGCATGACTTCAGTTCCTTAGATGGCTAAGGAATTAAGAGAGTCACATATTACATTATGGAACTTGCAGAAACTGCTACCTATACAATCTCAGTGTTAAGGGAGGAAATTACAGTGTTCCAATGTTAACCATTCAAGCATCAAAGTACTTAACATGTAAATACCAATCatttacttaatttctttctttctctcttttctttctttctttttgttttgctttgacaCTGGGGTTTCAGCATGGAAccctggtctggaacttactgtgttaCCAGGTTAACATCTAACTCAGAGCAATCAGTCTagatctgcttcccaagtgctggaaacgAATGTGTAGGCCATCATTCCTTCATCATTGCTTTtgtaaaaaaaagagagatgaggaTATTAGGGATAAGGATAGTTGATAAATGGTTTTGACTAGAAAAGAGTAATGTTAGCAAGCCACAATAATTGTCGATGGATTTgcagttttaaaaggaaaacgaggtctttatttttttaaaagtaggctGAACAGATGCCTCAGTATGTAAGAGTACTTACTATGGAAGCATGACAACTTAATTTTGAATCCCCACCATCCATGCAACACTGTAGGCATGTCTATAAACTGTACTTGTGTTGGCTGGCAGAGACAGGCTGGTTCTGAACACTACAAGGCTAACTGGACAAGCCCAACTGTGAGtccagttcagtgagaaaccctgtcttatttCAGTAAAGTGGTAGAAGACCCGTCATATCCCCCTCTAGCTTCTTCACACAGAGAATGGGTGCATACATCGACAGATCCACATGAAGGCATTGCCCCCAcccaataaaataaactaaaaaataataacaaagaaaaaaggccTCTTTCACTTTTTGATCTGATATGAAAGATAAAGTGGCAAGATTATGTGGAAACAtctgtttaaattttgttaatttctaagttgttttctccttttagttGGTTTGCAATACATCAATAATTTATAATACCAGAAGTTGTTAGCTTAAGAAATCCAGTCAAacctgagcacaaggtccccaatgaaggagacagagaaagggtagctgaagggtttacagccccatagaaggaacaacattATGAGGAACCAGTACCCCGAGAGCTCCCAGgctctaaaccaccaaccaaagagtacacatggaggggcccatagctccagccacatatagcagagtatggccttgtgggacatcaatgagaggagaagtccttggtcctgtgaaggctcaatgccccagtgtaggggaatgccaggacagggaggtaggaatgggtagattagtgagcagggggaggagggatgggataaaatttacaatgtaaataaagaaaacatctaagaaaaaaaaaagaaatccaatcaAACATGCATTTCATCTTCATCTCCCAGACTGAAACTATGTAACAGATACAAATAAAACTTATCTGCTGTGCAACAAATAATGTTCCTCttgacattattttgttttgtttttctgctaaTGTAGCCCAGTTCCTTAAGTTGGTATCAAGGAAGATAACCTTGGTGGATAAATTTGGACCTTCCATTCATAATTGAAGTACTGATAATTGTTTGGAATACAGAACCATAGCAAAAATGGATGGACAGCATAAAAGTAGTCTTTGATATATTAAAGTAACTGGATTGGGCATCTCACTGCCATATTAAGGTGTTACTATTCAAGAAGAAATTGGGAATGGGATACTTGCAATGTGACCTGTTTACAGAGTAATAGAATGTATTTGATGTTCAAAATATGTTGATTTATTTGTCGATATCCAGTAGTAAGTAGACTATCACAGGTTGATTAGAGATTTGCTTGTAACTATTTTGACTTTGATGACACTGGTcatgctttaaaacattttagaatgcTGTAACTTAGAAAGGTTGTATGACATGTGAAAtatattcagatttttaaaacttcatttatatGGTATAATAGTACTTATTGTAAACTAGGGATGGTCAGAGAGGTAAAAGAGAAAGTTAGCATTTTGTTg
This genomic interval carries:
- the Pcdhac1 gene encoding protocadherin alpha-C1, with translation MMVVWGMAVLCWWVSCGAAAGQLEYSVLEETEPGVTVGNIASDLKLSATALSLRNFRFLSNHREPYFGVDPGSGSLVVQEPADRERLCAAKAACILTYELMFEDPLELHKVRVHLLDTNDNSPLFPAGDVHLHIPEFLPPGARFTLPNAQDADEGSNGALSYSLSISQHFRLDMGSRVDGSKYPELVLEKALDREQRDTHLLVLTAQDGGLPARSGAARVTITVVDTNDNAPVFEHSVYSTKVPETAPNGTVLFHVQALDPDEGSNGEVWYSLSNSTPAELRHLFHVHPKSGEVQVAAASLGPPETLLEAFVEARDEGAFSLASTTKLLVEVTDVNDHAPQMDFLAFSSAVQEDAAPGTAIALLSVKDEDLGSNGKVTCSMSSKGPFQLKTSFDSYYRLLTDGPLDREQASEYQILITASDGGSPPLSTRRTLTVSVADVNDNTPCFPQPQQELFVAENNSPGVPLGRVFAQDPDLGENGLVLYELLDVISEGMPVSSSLVAVEPTSGVITAKTSFDFEQLRGFHFQVEGRDGGIPPRSATVTVNLFVKDGNDNAPDILFPLPRNGSIPVERVPRSARAGHLVTKVVAEDADSGSNAWLSYHISQASDSSLFRISVNTGELRTARLVFPTDAVKQSVAVVVQDHGEPPLSSSVILGVLLSNTAPQVIPDFEDTWEPKAPLSARNLYLVIALVCISFLFLGCLFFFVCIKLSQSPDCCSQNFCHSPENVRHERTMASSPWVTSATIDVTTVERLSQTYLFQASLGPGHGNNSLLLHGNYQAADLRNLAPGVGLNLPISCVQIRNRKGDHTNVNAMVSISYGV